GTTTGTATTGATTTCGGCTAAACTAGCTCTGAAATGGTTACTTCGTACTCTGCTAtacatacatcttgcatataagAATCTGtaataggttaggtttggttagtttaggcttttattaggtctgtgccttgcatatacgatcaattgCATCTCCACAAAATAATTCTGGTTAAAtgagcgctgaggtagtttaatctcataaattcaacgattttcacttccgaaatcaccgaaactacctcagctcTAGTGTCACCTTGTTTTGCTTCACCTACCCAGCAATTTTTCAATACTAGGTCTTATGTGATCTGTATATCGAAACTATCACAATGATGCATACTAAAAGAATGTTCTGTTTGAGAAACAGGGTTTTTTTTCTGGCTACAATAAAAGACACATGCGCCATTCCGCTATCCTTCCTAGCCCTTCCTTCGCGCCATCTTTGGTGTTAAAATTGTTCCCATAATATGAAAGAATGGTGCCTTTCGCCCCTGTAATATGTGCATTCAACACCTTGTAAAGAGCTTAGCTGCACCAGTTTTTAGATTTTCTCAAGTAGTTTGTTTTTGGTAcagtaatgtatttaaatgatgaagctaaccctggccttctacgcccaaggttgcgggttcgatcccgggccaggtcgatggcatttaagtgtgcttaaatgcgacatgctcatgtcagtagatttactggcatgtaaaagaactcctgcgggacaaaactccggcacatccggcgacgctgatataacctctgcagttgcgagcgtcgttaaataaaacataacatttaacatgaaGCTAACCAGATTGTAGATTTAATTTTCAGTTGCTATGGATGTGGTTAAAACAGAATCTGAGATTGACGAAGTTGCTCCGAGCAGTGAAGACACTAATGCAGAAGAGGAGAAATCATTATTCCTGGTGATTACATGTTACCTTATATTTGTATTGTTTCATGGCCACCTAAGTACAATCAGTGATTTATCATATTTGATACACAGGTAGGGAATTTCTTGGAAGTGAATGTGGATGACATAAAAGTTGAACCTCCTGACCCGAGCTATGATGGCATATCGAACATCAAGTGTGAAGATGATGAAGATTCTGTTTCTGGGATGAAGCATGAAGATGAGGTTAGTTATGTTATCCTTGTTGTAACATAGGGTGCAGAGGTGCACTAATTTCTCTGCTCCACTGAtccttcatcgtatgataaccCAGAATTATATGTAGGCTACTTCGGTACAACAcagtaatatgatatgcgtatataattacttagtgatttaagacggcactcattccgttggatcctggccacttagtcactcataatgagtgcacctatgtacatagtgtgttagacattgtgccactgtcacacatctgtgacatagtgcatgagggttggccactataGGGCaattaagaggtggagcttaaactgagaggattcaatccagcattggaattggaatccagtgtggcttaatggatagagcgtcagcacttagagctgaaaacccgggttcgaaatccggtgccggagagaatttttctctggtcCAATGATCCTTCATCAtaggtttatttaaattttttaatgtatcCTATTGCCCCTCCCcccaatctgcacagttatatcacttcttATATTTACATGACCTATGCAATCTTACGTGTGCATGACATTTAAGAGAACAGCTATCTGACCTTGCAGCTATATGTTATCAGTTCCCTTTTCATTTGCCAACGTCTATAATTTTCATGACTTCGGTTTTCCCCCAATGATTACACCCACAAATTAATTTGCTTAGGTAGTTGTCTATCAACTGAGTTGGTGTAATGGATCAGTTTGACAAGACTGTTTAAGTACTGACTTTTGGaatgaacaaaacaaaaatgttatgcaAATTAAGAACATATATTCTCAAATCCTACAGTTTATATATGAATTCCGGTATCATTTTTCGGATATATCATAACTTTGCATTATATTCAGAAAACGAAATAGTTTGTGCACAGTAAATTATTTCATACtcctatataatttttaattgtagttaaataaaattggatataaataaaaatgtaattagttACATTATCAACAACTACACTGCCACAATATGTAGATCTAGGAAATATTTaataagaaagtaggcctatatgtaattttTCTGACACCATTTATTCTTTTATAGAAAATGTCTTGGCATGTGGATGGTGTGAAAGAGGAGCTGATGTCAGATGTGACAGAAGAAGATGAAAGCTTGAATGAGACGtgagtataatttttatatagggTGTGACTTCTGAGAAATCATAAAATAATCTCTGCCTTTCTAAAAATTGTGGTagaaaggtaggcctacttattcattCTTCTAACATTCTGGTTATAATACCGTTTGATCCATTAGGGAAGTCATAAAATGAAATCATTATAAACGTTATAGCAGGAGCAATACAAacgttattttaattaaaatgtgatgttAAATCACGATGTTTTGTGTCTTTGTTTttataaacaaaagaaatcaaattGATGTTTAGCAAagactgaataaacaaaatactgtttaCTACAAGGCCTGAGCAATATACatattgtgttttgtaaaatttgaaagaTTAACATCAGTTTAACAACGGTTTCGTCATCAGTTGGTCTATGGAGAGCTCTGATTGATAATATAGTATCACACATTTGAAAAAAGTGGATCTTTTAACTTGTTACACACTGGCGCCTATAGGTATGTTCTCGAAACTGAATTGAATTactaacaaaacaagaaaaatataccaataaattacaatttaaaccaatatatataaaaatttcttaaaataataaaataaagtgccAGTTGTGTTATTATGAAATTGGATATTCCATTTTGCttcaatatataaaattataaaacctGCATAACAAATCTGTTAGCTCAACAAGTCCCAAAATGTCTCTCAGATAACTGCAGAGATGGCTATTCCATACTATCATCTGGTGCAGTTGTAGTGGGAGAATTCTGAATATTAAAATTCTCCAAACCTGATGCCACTCGATTTCTTTGTTTGGGGTTCTGCAAAGAATGTCTGTGCACAGCAACTCAGGGAtattgattatctcaaagatACATATGGGAAGAATTAGCCTAACAATATAAATTGTGTTGTGTACACAATGGTGGGTACGTTGAAGTCTATTGCCAAAACTACCATTGTTccagtatatatttatgtattgctGAAAGATAAATAGCAACAATTTTCATGTttcagaatttttatttattttttttagtcttcttttttttttttttaattcttgtggAGGATGCCCGAAGACTTGCACTGATGCCTGAGGCTTATTCTGCTGACCTGACCTCTTTAAATAGGGATGGTTGTTTTAAGTTCGTAGGACTACATTTCTGTAAATATCTTTATTGtaactttattacaaaacaagaatgtaattttatcgtttcacaatagtcactttctacaatttagtttaaatactcccgtcaacaatgggatttccactccacacagtaacacagtattcattACTGCaatccacagacgacaatgacaatttacgtggattattgagaacaacaatgaactgttaatcttaactaatgttcacaaagcactatttacaaaacagaactgtcagttcacagttcgtttgccttggctagttcttctagctcagtcactcgagttcacagtatctcgaaccccagaccttcagagacagtccactgaacttcgaactcaggtcccccaactgcggtccactgcactcgaactcaggacttcggacgctcacacagctgcggacacactcaagtcgaactccagtctcgaagctggcttctctgctacacaagactggctggcttgctgtccaacgactacaacaacaactGCTCTCAGCTCACTTgtgtctcttcttttataaccaaaccatagtttcgggaaagtacgatgctggaaatttctacggatgtccagaagatggcacctcCCGAAAtctctggatttcttccctctctgccgcagtcgccgtctctcctctctatgccacagcacatgccccacgaagcagatgcgcgcgcaacttcatttgccgcgcCTAGCCACAGCCGACCTTGCCCTCCTTCTGCCAGTCGTGAGATCGTTTCCCGGCTGTCACATTATTCACTGTTCAGTACCATCTCTCGATTCAGCTGCACATCACCCAAATTTCACAGAGTCTGTAATGAACACCCCTCCATCCCCTGACAGTTCTGCAGCCTCATCAGATAATGCCATCAGTATGGAAATTATATTTCTACGTCTGCTGCatccttttttttagtaggttattttacgacgctgtatcaacatctcaggttatttagcatctgaatgagatgaacatgataatgccagtgaaatgaatccggtgtccagcaccgatagttacccagcattttctcatattgggttgagggaaaaccccgaaaaaaatctAAACcccgtaacttgtcccgaccgggattcgaactcggcccacctagtttcgcggccagacacgctaaccgttacgcgACAGGTGTGGACTGCTGCATCCTTGTTGGACCTGAAACTGTTAAACATGATAGATGAAATTGCATTTATTGAAGGCAAAATGAGTCTCTCAACAATTTTGCTGCGATTGCTCGAGTGGTGAAGCCACGGAAAaggccccaaccaggatttgacccAGATCTgctcatttcatggtcagacatgttGATTGTTACCAGTGGAATGCGTTTTTAATTTATGCCCTCCCAAATGGATCATTCGATATAATCTGATCTTTATGTAAAGGGCGGAAAGTTTTATGAACAGCATTTTAATTGATAATATTGAGTAAAGGGCATATTTAATGCCGATGGTGTATTGTATGAATGCTAGTACTATTATTCCAAGTTGGAACAGCCATTTTTGTGTTTACAGGCCCCTCGACACATATTCTCAACACAACGTGAAAGTCGAGGAAGGAGATGACTTTGATACTGCAGAGAACTCTTTCAGATGTGACCTTTGCAATAAGGGTTTTACACGAAGACAATCTCTTTTACGTCATGCAATAATACACACAGGCgtcaaacctttcaaatgtgccGTTTGTGACAAGAGTTTTGCGTTACGTCAGCATTTGCAGCAACATGCTTTAACACATACAAGCGAGAAAAACTTCCAATGCGACATTTGTAACAAAAAATTCACACACCGTTCACACCTTCAAACTCACGAATCGACACACAGAAATGAAAAGCATTTCAAATGCGAAAATTGTGGAAAGAGTTTTGCATTACGTCAGTACCTTCAAAAACATGTTGCGAGACGAAAGTGCGAGAAATATTTCAAATGCACCTTCTGTGAGAAGAGTTACGCAGAGCGCCAGGATCTTCTGGATCACATAGTAATACACAGAAGCGAGAGGCCTTTCAAGTGTGACATTTGTGAGAAGAGTTTCGCGTTACCACAATATCTGCACAAACACACCGCAACTCACACTCGTGATAGGCCTTTCAAATGCAGTTTGTGTCATAGGTCTTGTAGGTATGAGAGTGATCTGGAGAAGCATGTACTAActcacacaggcgagaagcctttcaaatgtaCCGTTTGTGAAAAGGGATTTATACATAACCAGTCCCTCATAAGACACTCCTTGACTCATGGCGAGGtgaagcctttcaaatgtgatactTGTGGAAAGGGATTTCAATTACGTCAGTATTTACTAAGACATTTAGTGACACACACAAGTGAAAAACATGTCAATTGAGTCATTTATGAGAATGTTTCCCCCTGTTTATAAGTCTGTTACTCATAAGCTAACGGAACACTTGGTGGAAAACAGCAAGCAGGATTCACAAGCAGAAATATTGCATGGTAGTGTATAAAAATGTCTTTAGTCCACCAATGTGGAGTCTacatggttggcgagttggtatagcgctggccttctatgcccaaggttgcgggttcgatcccaggccaagtcgatggcatttaagtgtgcttaaatgcgacaggctaatgtcagtagatttactggcatgtaaaaaaactgctgtgggacaaaattccggtacatccggcgacgcttatataacctctgcagttgcgaacgtcgttaaataaaacagaacATCCACCAATGTGGGGTAAAGGTTAGCATATTTGACCACGAAACTagcaggtccgggttcaaatcctagttgaggTTTTCCTCATAATCCATTAAgatcaaatgttgggtaactttcagtgctggaccctggactcatttcgctggcattatcaccttcatttcacttagatgctagataacaatagcagttgataaattgtcgtaaaataaaccaattaaagagTACAGAGGAAAAACCTGATCAGTCATGTTttgctgtttttacaggagagcaagttaacAGTTTCAAAACCTATTATATTCTGTTGTCTTTAGGTTATCATTCtacaaatttaaataacaaactaaatcttcaatattatatgtg
This sequence is a window from Periplaneta americana isolate PAMFEO1 chromosome 2, P.americana_PAMFEO1_priV1, whole genome shotgun sequence. Protein-coding genes within it:
- the LOC138715421 gene encoding gastrula zinc finger protein XlCGF57.1-like isoform X1 translates to MTRNCKIVIESAEVSYYCVFSLLGILNCVCKAYKNIKIAMDVVKTESEIDEVAPSSEDTNAEEEKSLFLVGNFLEVNVDDIKVEPPDPSYDGISNIKCEDDEDSVSGMKHEDEKMSWHVDGVKEELMSDVTEEDESLNETPLDTYSQHNVKVEEGDDFDTAENSFRCDLCNKGFTRRQSLLRHAIIHTGVKPFKCAVCDKSFALRQHLQQHALTHTSEKNFQCDICNKKFTHRSHLQTHESTHRNEKHFKCENCGKSFALRQYLQKHVARRKCEKYFKCTFCEKSYAERQDLLDHIVIHRSERPFKCDICEKSFALPQYLHKHTATHTRDRPFKCSLCHRSCRYESDLEKHVLTHTGEKPFKCTVCEKGFIHNQSLIRHSLTHGEVKPFKCDTCGKGFQLRQYLLRHLVTHTSEKHVN
- the LOC138715421 gene encoding gastrula zinc finger protein XlCGF57.1-like isoform X2, translated to MDVVKTESEIDEVAPSSEDTNAEEEKSLFLVGNFLEVNVDDIKVEPPDPSYDGISNIKCEDDEDSVSGMKHEDEKMSWHVDGVKEELMSDVTEEDESLNETPLDTYSQHNVKVEEGDDFDTAENSFRCDLCNKGFTRRQSLLRHAIIHTGVKPFKCAVCDKSFALRQHLQQHALTHTSEKNFQCDICNKKFTHRSHLQTHESTHRNEKHFKCENCGKSFALRQYLQKHVARRKCEKYFKCTFCEKSYAERQDLLDHIVIHRSERPFKCDICEKSFALPQYLHKHTATHTRDRPFKCSLCHRSCRYESDLEKHVLTHTGEKPFKCTVCEKGFIHNQSLIRHSLTHGEVKPFKCDTCGKGFQLRQYLLRHLVTHTSEKHVN